In Deltaproteobacteria bacterium, the genomic stretch ATCGCATTGATTCACCACGGCATTCCCGACGTTCCCTTTGTGGAGCCCAATTACTACAAAGACCAATACGGCGTCGAGGGCCGCAAGGTGATCTTGACATTTGGACTGCTCTCGCCCGGCAAGGGCATTGAAACCATGATCGATGCCTTGCCGGCGGTGGTCAGGAGACATCCTGAAGCCGTCTATATCGTTTTAGGTACGACCCATCCCCATGTGAAAAAGGAACATGGTGAAGCCTACCGCCTTTTGTTGCAACGCCGGGCCAGGGAGTTGGGGGTCGGCGACCACCTGATCTTCCACAATCGTTTCGTCGATTTAAGGGAGTTGTGTGAATTCCTGGGAGCAGCCGACATTTACGTCACTCCCTATCTGAACCGGGAGCAGGTCGTCTCGGGAACGCTCGCCTATGCCTTGGGGAGCGGCAAGGCGACCGTTTCAACCCCTTACTGGTATGCGGAGGAGATGCTGGCCGAGGGCCGTGGCCGGATCGTTCCCTTTCAAGATCCCGGAGCGCTGGCCGAGCAGGTGAATAACCTGTTAACTCACGAGGTGGAGCGGCACGCCATGCGCAAGCGGGCCTACACCTTTTGCCGGAAAATGGTCTGGAAAGAGGCGGCGCGAAGATATCTGCAAGTCTTCGGCGAGGTGAAGCGGGAGAGGGAAAGCACGCCAAGGCCGGTTTTCCGCGCAAAGACCATAGGGTCCGTCCCTCGTGAAGTCCCCCAGCCCAAGCTGGATCACATCATCCGGCTCACGGATGATGTGGGCATTGTCCAGCATGCCAGGTTCATCGTGCCGGACCGTCATCACGGCTATTGCACGGATGACAATGCAAGGGCGCTTATCGCGGTACTGATGGCCCAGGATATGATTGCCGACGGTGAGGCCGTCACCAACTTGGCGTGCACCTATCTCAGCTTTCTGCACTATGCCTTCAACGAAGAGAGCGGCCGGTTCCGCAATTTCATGAGCTATGACCGGAGGTGGATGGAAGAGCAGGGGTCCGAGGACAGCCATGGACGCGCGATTTGGGGCCTTGGGGAAGCGGTGGCCCTGGCCGAATCGGACGATATCCGGGCCGCGGCCCAGGCCGTATTTGAAAAAGCGCTGCCTGTGCTGACGGATTTTAATTTTCCCAGGACCTTGGCCTTTGCACTGGTGGGCATCCACGCCTATCTGCGCCGGTACAGCGGCGACAGCGAGGTGCGGCGCATCCGTGAAAAACTGGCCGGCAAACTGTTCCGGAAATACCTGAAAAACGCCAGCGAGGACTGGCCCTGGATCGAAGACATGGTCACCTATGCCAATGGTAAAATCTCCCAGGCGCTTATCATGTCCGGCCGGTGGCTGTTCAATGACGAGATGCTGCAGGCGGGATTGCGCAGCCTGGAATGGCTTCTGGAGATTCAGACGGACGTGAAGGGGCATTTCGTTCCGGTTGGCAACAACGGCTGGTATCCCAGGGGCGGTGAAAAGGCGCGGTTCGATCAGCAGCCCATTGAGGCGCTGGATATGATCGAGGCCTGTCGCGAGGCTTATATGGTCACCAGCGATCCGAAATGGCTTACCCATGCACAATGCTGCATGGAATGGTTTCTGGGGCGCAATGATTTGAACGCGCCGCTGTATAATCATAAAACCGGCGGGTGCTGCGATGGCCTGCAGGCTGACGGCCCCAACCGCAACCAGGGCGCTGAATCGACCCTGGTCTGCTTCCTGTCGCTGCTCAATCTCAATCAGTTGCGCAGCCGTCAAATTTCAGTGGAGGCCACCACAGTAACGGATTCGGAAGATTACCGGGAGGTCATGGTTCATGGTCAATAGACCTATTGTCATGATCAGCTCCTATCCGCCCAGGCTGTGCGGCATCGCGACCTTTTGCGAGGAGGCGCGGGAGTTCATTCAAAAAGCCAACCCGGACCGCGAGGTATTGGTGATCAGCCACACCGACGGCCGGGGCGAGGGAGTGTTTCCCATTATCGATATGCAACGGTACGACTGGTGGAAGCCCGTGGTCAGGAAGATTGAAAAACTGGATCCTTATGCCGTTCATATCGAGCATGAATACGGCCTCTACGAGTACCGGGACCCAAGGGGTATAGGAGACGGCAATAGCGGCTTTCTCGATCTGCTGGAGGCGATCGGGAACTTCCCCATTGTCGTGGAGCCCCATACGGTTCACGGACGGTTAAGGGACTTCGAGGCCGATTTTATTTACAAGATGTGCCAGCGCAGCCACCTGGTGCTGTTCAAGTGCCACTATCAGAAGTGGCGACTGGATTGGACCTTTCGGGGCAGAGACTGGCCGACGCCGCGAAACATCATGGTGGTGCCCCACGGGGCACGGTCCGACAGGCGCTGGGGGATGCATGAGATACCGGCGCTGAGAAAACAGTTCGGTCTGGACAAGATCGGTCTGGCCGGCCATGTGGTGGGCATGATCGGGTGGATTCAGTCCAACAAGCGCTGGGACATCCTGCTCTCCATGTGGGAGGATATTCATAACGAAATAAAGGCACGTACAGACCAGGACTGGGATTTACTGGCCGCCGGCGCCATGCGCGACCCCAGGCACAGGCAGGACTATGAAAAGTGGAAGTCAGAAGTTCAGCTCTTGGAGAGTAAAGGACTGGCCCACTATTATGAATTTATCCCGCGCGGAGAAGATTATTATAAAATTATGGCGATCTGCGATTTTATTGTTCTGCCCTCGACCGACGAAACCCAGTCCGGCACGTTGGCGCGCATCATCGCGCTGAACAAGCCCTATATCACCACCGCGCCCATGGAGGGGTTGACCGCCCAGACCCTGGAAAGCGAGGGAGGCCTTTTGTTCACCACCAAGGAGATGCTCCGGCAGAAGGTGATCAAGCTGGCGACGGATGAGAAATTGCGTCTGGAACTGGGGGAAAACCTGAAGCGCTACCTGGACCGTGTGGTCTGTTGGGAAGTGGTGGCCGGACAGTACAACGAGGCTTATAATCTGGCGCGAAAGGCCGTCCAAACCGGTCAGCCCATAGCCTTGGATCTGGAATTCTGAAGCTGGGAAAAGGGAAAGGAATGCGGGAAAATGAATCCTTTGATTTTCAGGGAATATGATATTCGCGGTGTCGCGGAAAAGGATTTCAACCTGGGCGACGTGGAGAAAATCGGCCGTGGTTATGCAACTTACCTTGCCGGGCACGGCGGCAGGAGATGCGCGGTAGGCCGTGATTGCCGTCTGAGTTCACCGGAAATCAGGGATGCCTTGATAAAGGGGCTGATGAAAGGCGGAGCAGACGTGATCGATGTGGGACTGTGCCCTACGCCGGTTTTGTATTTTGCAGTGCGGCAGCTGAAAGCCGATGGGGGTGTGATGGTCACGGCGAGTCATAACCCTCCCGAGTATAACGGGTTCAAGATTTGCTTAGGCTCCGATACGATTTTCGGAGAGGAGATTCAGAGGCTCAAAAAAATCATCGAATCCGGGGAGTATTCATCCGGAAACGGCTCGCTTGATGAATACGGAATTATGCATGCCTATTGTGATTATCTGGTCAACAATATCCGGCTTGAACGCCCTGTCAGCCTGGCTGTGGATGCCGGCAACGGCACCGGCGGCCTGGCGGCCGGCCCCATCCTGAAACGCCTGAATTGTGAGGTGGTG encodes the following:
- a CDS encoding glycosyl transferase family 1; the encoded protein is MLQSGQYHSHPRKIALIGNYLPRRCGIATFTTDLLTALAEENPAGEHWAIVMNDVPEGYRYPCRVRFEINQRVLADYHLAADFLNMNRVEVVCLQHEFGIFGGENGAHVLDLLSNLRMPLVTTLHTVIQAPAPGQMIVIKRIAQLSERLVVMSRKAEQILQKVYGVPAGKIALIHHGIPDVPFVEPNYYKDQYGVEGRKVILTFGLLSPGKGIETMIDALPAVVRRHPEAVYIVLGTTHPHVKKEHGEAYRLLLQRRARELGVGDHLIFHNRFVDLRELCEFLGAADIYVTPYLNREQVVSGTLAYALGSGKATVSTPYWYAEEMLAEGRGRIVPFQDPGALAEQVNNLLTHEVERHAMRKRAYTFCRKMVWKEAARRYLQVFGEVKRERESTPRPVFRAKTIGSVPREVPQPKLDHIIRLTDDVGIVQHARFIVPDRHHGYCTDDNARALIAVLMAQDMIADGEAVTNLACTYLSFLHYAFNEESGRFRNFMSYDRRWMEEQGSEDSHGRAIWGLGEAVALAESDDIRAAAQAVFEKALPVLTDFNFPRTLAFALVGIHAYLRRYSGDSEVRRIREKLAGKLFRKYLKNASEDWPWIEDMVTYANGKISQALIMSGRWLFNDEMLQAGLRSLEWLLEIQTDVKGHFVPVGNNGWYPRGGEKARFDQQPIEALDMIEACREAYMVTSDPKWLTHAQCCMEWFLGRNDLNAPLYNHKTGGCCDGLQADGPNRNQGAESTLVCFLSLLNLNQLRSRQISVEATTVTDSEDYREVMVHGQ